A part of Haliotis asinina isolate JCU_RB_2024 chromosome 10, JCU_Hal_asi_v2, whole genome shotgun sequence genomic DNA contains:
- the LOC137298682 gene encoding uncharacterized protein has translation MRLLLVSALFVLAACASNMPELDNTQNCVVGTLFTHILHLERTVASLSTELKSMATKQELMKSTLLANISLSLAAQVTDVAYSVSLQSNILQSGQEPFTFDTVDYNEGNAYNSATGMFTAPVSGTYVFWANVMSRSTGDMTLRIIKGGTEIGLGYTTGHVHGVASIVTTTYLSQEDKVWMDAYLASSTMPLRGGKHSSYGGTLIRAH, from the exons ATGCGTTTACTGCTTGTGTCAGCGTTGTTTGTTCTTGCTGCCTGTGCCAGCAACATGCCTGAATTGGACAACACACAGAATTGTGTTGTGGGCACTTTGTTCACCCATATTCTTCACCTGGAACGGACTGTGGCTAGTCTGTCAACAGAACTAAAGTCCATGGCAACAAAGCAAGAATTAATGAAGTCCACTCTGCTCGCTAATATTTCTCTATCACTTG CGGCTCAAGTGACTGATGTGGCCTACAGCGTCTCTCTACAGTCAAACATCCTACAGAGTGGTCAAGAACCCTTCACATTTGACACCGTCGATTACAACGAAGGGAATGCTTACAACAGCGCCACTGGTATGTTCACAGCCCCCGTGTCTGGCACCTACGTCTTCTGGGCAAATGTGATGTCAAGATCGACTGGCGACATGACCCTTCGCATCATCAAAGGAGGCACGGAGATCGGTCTTGGGTATACCACTGGCCATGTACACGGTGTAGCATCTATCGTCACCACTACCTACTTGAGCCAAGAAGACAAGGTTTGGATGGATGCTTATCTCGCTTCGTCCACCATGCCTCTCCGCGGAGGCAAACATTCAAGTTATGGTGGAACACTTATTCGTGCCCATTAA